The following is a genomic window from Streptomyces lincolnensis.
TGTCCTTGACCAGGAACCCGGAGGCGCCGGCGCGCAGCGCGTCGACGATGTTCTCGTCGGTGTCGTAGGTGGTCAGGACGAGGACCCGGACGTCCGCGAGGTCCTCGTCGGCGGCGATCAGCCGGGTGGCCTCGATGCCGTCCAGGTCGGGCATGCGGATGTCCATCACCACCAGGTCGGCGCGGGTGGCGCGGGCCAGCTCCACGGCCTCCCGCCCGGTGGCCGCCTGTCCGACCACCTCCATGTCCCTTGCGGACTCGACCAGCATCGCGAACGCCTCCCGTACGAGGGTCTGGTCGTCGGCGAGCAGTACGCGGATGGTCATCCGGTCCCTTCCCCCAGTGCGGCGGCGGTGAGCGGCAGCAGCGCCGTCACCGCGAAACCGCCCCCGTCCCGCGGCCCGGCGTCGAGTGTGCCACCCACGCTGCGGGCCCGCTCGCGCATACCGACGAGCCCGAACCCGGGAGCACCGCCGTCCACGGGTCCGATGCCCTCGTCGGTCACCGACACCCTCAGGCCGCCCTGCTCCTCGTACAGCTCGACGCGTACGGCGGGTTCCGGCCCCGCGTGCCGCACCGCGTTGGTCAGCGCCTCCTGCACGATGCGGTAGGCGGCGGCGCCGACGGCGGGCGGTGCCCGGTCCACCCGGACGTCCTGCTCGACGCGGGCGCCCGCGAGCCGGGCCGCCCCGACCAGGTCCGGCACCCCGTCGAGCCCGGGCAGCGGGCCGCGGATGTCCACGGGGCCGTGCTCCCGCAGCACCTCCAGCGTCGTACGGAGTTCTCCGCGTGCCGTGCGGCAGGTCTCGGCGATGTCGTCGAGGGCCTTGCCGACCGTGTCCCGGTCGAGGCGTTCGGGGTCGGCGGCCAGGACATGGGCGGCGACGGAGGTCTGGACACCGATGAGGGTGATGCTGTGCGCGAGCAGGTCGTGCAGGTCCCGGGCGATCCGCAGCCGCTCCTCGGCGACCCGGCGGCGGGCCTCC
Proteins encoded in this region:
- a CDS encoding sensor histidine kinase, whose protein sequence is MAVVNRDPRTAPHGTRNDALIALALAVLATAIGLTGEDGPRPDALGWTLLLLGHVPLVWRRERPLLVLLAVAACVTPYHVLDNNHGAPIPATLLALYTVAVTGTGLRTLVTAVLVLGPTLVVNAFTNPDGALEFLRISGWIIAVLLCGTAVQFHRRNITAVLERAERAERTREEEARRRVAEERLRIARDLHDLLAHSITLIGVQTSVAAHVLAADPERLDRDTVGKALDDIAETCRTARGELRTTLEVLREHGPVDIRGPLPGLDGVPDLVGAARLAGARVEQDVRVDRAPPAVGAAAYRIVQEALTNAVRHAGPEPAVRVELYEEQGGLRVSVTDEGIGPVDGGAPGFGLVGMRERARSVGGTLDAGPRDGGGFAVTALLPLTAAALGEGTG